A single genomic interval of Leptospira semungkisensis harbors:
- the nadC gene encoding carboxylating nicotinate-nucleotide diphosphorylase, which produces MQVKRAYTKPISEVSEADYFPLAKMAWEEDCPDQDITSVSLFSSNQKASAFLNAREEGILCGSGVASVLSKLSGGDLQFTFFFEDGQRFVSGDTLAKIEGSLLSLLRVERILLNFLQYLSGISTSTRKIVDQYGPKGIMILDTRKTIPGYRKLAKYAVYCGGGSNHRLDLSEMGLIKDNHLALFDSAKIPVGKIRSNFPGRLVELEIDSLDQLDDALEAEPDVLMLDNFNIPDTKIAYQKAKSKNPNIMIECSGRFTPEKLEALSEFPGVGVSMGYVTHTTRFLDLGLDIRTDS; this is translated from the coding sequence ATGCAAGTGAAACGGGCTTATACTAAGCCTATCTCAGAAGTGAGTGAGGCGGATTATTTTCCTCTGGCAAAAATGGCCTGGGAAGAGGACTGCCCGGACCAAGATATAACTTCTGTATCTTTATTTTCTTCTAACCAAAAAGCGAGCGCCTTCTTAAACGCAAGAGAAGAAGGAATTCTCTGTGGCAGCGGAGTCGCTTCCGTTCTTTCCAAACTTTCCGGAGGAGATCTGCAGTTTACCTTCTTCTTTGAAGATGGACAAAGATTTGTTTCCGGTGATACACTCGCAAAAATAGAAGGAAGCCTTCTTTCTCTCTTGAGAGTGGAGAGGATCCTTTTGAATTTTCTGCAATATCTTTCCGGTATCTCCACTTCTACTCGCAAGATCGTAGATCAGTACGGGCCCAAGGGCATAATGATCTTGGATACTCGTAAGACTATACCTGGTTATCGCAAGCTCGCAAAATACGCAGTCTACTGTGGAGGAGGTTCTAATCATAGATTGGATCTTTCTGAAATGGGACTGATCAAGGATAATCATTTAGCTCTTTTCGATTCTGCGAAGATCCCTGTGGGAAAGATCCGTAGCAATTTTCCCGGTAGGCTCGTTGAATTGGAAATAGATTCCTTGGATCAATTGGATGATGCGCTCGAAGCGGAACCGGATGTTCTTATGTTAGATAATTTTAATATTCCGGACACTAAGATCGCGTATCAAAAGGCGAAATCCAAGAACCCGAATATTATGATTGAATGTTCCGGACGATTTACTCCGGAGAAATTGGAAGCTCTCAGCGAGTTTCCAGGCGTAGGAGTGAGCATGGGGTACGTAACTCATACGACTCGCTTCTTAGATTTGGGTCTGGATATACGGACTGATAGCTGA